One Curtobacterium sp. MCLR17_007 DNA window includes the following coding sequences:
- a CDS encoding ABC transporter permease, which produces MTATVTAPGRQLPVVVTAPLAVWFEDGWTVTKRNLIKIKRSPDMLVFAVLQPIMFVLLFSQVYGGAIAVQGTDYTQFLMAGIFAQTVVFGATFSGSAMAQDLKEGLIDRFRTLPMSASAVLVGRTNSDLVLNTISMVIMMLTGLAVGWRVNSSPLEFLAGIALLLLFSYAFSWVMALLGMSVKTPEVINNASFMILFPLTFVSNAFVPSDTLPLVLRVFAEWNPVSSLVQAARELFGNVGSAPVPDIWTMQHPVVTVLVGIAVMLVVFVPWAVNKYTRISAK; this is translated from the coding sequence ATGACCGCCACCGTGACGGCACCGGGTCGGCAACTGCCCGTCGTCGTCACCGCGCCGCTCGCCGTGTGGTTCGAGGACGGCTGGACCGTCACCAAGCGGAACCTCATCAAGATCAAGCGGTCGCCGGACATGCTCGTCTTCGCGGTGCTGCAGCCGATCATGTTCGTGCTGCTGTTCAGCCAGGTCTACGGCGGCGCGATCGCCGTGCAGGGGACCGACTACACGCAGTTCCTGATGGCCGGGATCTTCGCCCAGACGGTCGTGTTCGGGGCGACGTTCTCCGGGTCCGCGATGGCGCAGGACCTGAAGGAGGGGCTGATCGACCGGTTCCGCACGCTGCCGATGTCCGCATCGGCGGTGCTCGTCGGCCGGACCAACAGCGACCTCGTGCTCAACACGATCTCGATGGTGATCATGATGCTGACCGGGCTGGCGGTCGGTTGGCGGGTGAACTCCTCACCGCTCGAGTTCCTGGCCGGCATCGCGTTGCTGCTGTTGTTCAGCTACGCCTTCAGCTGGGTGATGGCGCTGCTCGGCATGAGCGTCAAGACCCCCGAGGTCATCAACAACGCCTCGTTCATGATCCTGTTCCCGCTGACGTTCGTCTCGAACGCCTTCGTGCCGAGCGACACCCTGCCGCTCGTCCTGCGGGTCTTCGCCGAGTGGAACCCGGTGTCGTCACTGGTCCAGGCCGCTCGTGAGCTGTTCGGCAACGTCGGCTCCGCGCCGGTCCCCGACATCTGGACGATGCAGCACCCGGTCGTCACGGTGCTCGTCGGCATCGCGGTCATGCTCGTGGTGTTCGTGCCCTGGGCCGTGAACAAGTACACCCGCATCAGCGCCAAGTAG
- a CDS encoding inositol monophosphatase family protein — translation MTTETLPTLETQHDGGSRARLPRLVAHRGAPRVRRENTLPAVAVAEALGADTIEVDVRRTADGVAVLLHDETLGRLWGDARHVSEVSWCDLARLGNGLDRIPRLDAVLERLDGCRSVLLVDLTDPADAVVAASTVAGSEADVTIAWCGAPEAMHAVRSVLPDADVWLAWESLRPPTPADLVELTPSTLNLDVAFLTPRTVRAAHDLGLQVSVWTVDDPEPALWAARLGADSITTNDLALVRAALTAAERDGWPEPAREPTETEVASRAQALAHRIAHEVIAFTREHPVGTVSTKAHPADLVTDVDRLVEQHVRGRVRAAFPTHGFVGEEYGEAPGDKHRWYLDPVDGTTNLANGIPWTSMSLCLTRSGRPVVGVVADPWRGEVLEARRGRGASIRGRQLRLDDVPRPLAGAVVGTELDGHLPWPGFGAFLDALAARSCTLRVQGSGTLTIAQVAAGRGIGGCVSAFNPVDHGAAVLLVHEAGGIVMTEDGPVSGFPDLGAPFLVAHPGAADELHQVWAGALRAHR, via the coding sequence ATGACCACGGAGACGCTCCCGACGCTCGAGACGCAGCACGACGGCGGGTCCCGGGCGCGCCTGCCGCGCCTGGTCGCCCACCGCGGCGCGCCGCGTGTCCGCCGCGAGAACACCCTGCCCGCCGTCGCGGTCGCCGAGGCGCTCGGCGCCGACACGATCGAGGTCGACGTCCGCCGGACCGCGGACGGCGTCGCGGTGCTGCTGCACGACGAGACCCTCGGACGACTGTGGGGTGACGCCCGACACGTGTCCGAGGTGTCCTGGTGCGACCTCGCGCGGCTGGGCAACGGACTCGACCGCATCCCACGGCTCGACGCCGTCCTCGAACGGCTGGACGGCTGTCGGTCGGTGCTGCTCGTCGACCTGACCGACCCGGCAGACGCCGTGGTCGCCGCGTCCACCGTCGCCGGGTCCGAAGCAGACGTGACGATCGCCTGGTGCGGGGCTCCCGAGGCGATGCACGCGGTGCGCTCGGTCCTGCCGGACGCGGACGTCTGGTTGGCGTGGGAGTCGCTCCGCCCCCCGACGCCGGCCGACCTGGTCGAGCTGACCCCGTCGACGCTCAACCTCGACGTCGCGTTCCTGACCCCGCGGACGGTGCGGGCGGCGCACGACCTCGGCCTGCAGGTCTCCGTGTGGACGGTCGACGACCCCGAACCCGCGCTGTGGGCCGCGCGGCTCGGTGCCGACTCGATCACCACGAACGACCTGGCGCTGGTCCGTGCCGCGCTGACCGCCGCCGAGCGCGACGGGTGGCCGGAGCCCGCGCGCGAGCCGACCGAGACCGAGGTGGCATCGCGCGCACAGGCCCTGGCGCACCGGATCGCGCACGAGGTCATCGCGTTCACCCGTGAACACCCCGTCGGCACCGTCTCGACGAAGGCGCACCCCGCCGACCTGGTGACCGACGTCGACCGACTCGTCGAGCAGCACGTCCGCGGTCGGGTGCGTGCCGCGTTCCCGACGCACGGCTTCGTCGGCGAGGAGTACGGCGAGGCGCCCGGCGACAAGCACCGCTGGTACCTCGACCCCGTCGACGGCACCACGAACCTGGCGAACGGCATCCCGTGGACGAGCATGTCGCTCTGTCTGACCCGCAGCGGACGTCCGGTCGTCGGAGTCGTCGCGGACCCCTGGCGAGGCGAGGTGCTCGAGGCTCGTCGCGGTCGTGGTGCCTCCATCCGCGGGCGGCAGCTCCGGCTCGACGACGTGCCCCGACCCCTGGCCGGAGCGGTGGTCGGCACCGAGCTCGACGGGCACCTGCCCTGGCCCGGGTTCGGCGCGTTCCTCGACGCGCTCGCCGCCCGGTCCTGCACGCTGCGGGTCCAGGGCTCCGGCACGCTGACGATCGCGCAGGTCGCGGCCGGCCGGGGGATCGGCGGCTGCGTGTCGGCGTTCAACCCCGTCGACCACGGCGCCGCGGTGCTGCTCGTCCACGAGGCGGGCGGCATCGTCATGACCGAGGACGGTCCGGTGTCCGGGTTCCCGGACCTCGGCGCGCCGTTCCTGGTGGCCCACCCGGGCGCCGCGGACGAACTGCACCAGGTGTGGGCCGGAGCGCTCCGCGCCCACCGCTGA
- a CDS encoding sugar ABC transporter permease, whose protein sequence is MTQTVPNGPALDREARGDSATGLPPVPSPAQGAGGPTVRRTIQQRLERRRRVQGIALVTAPVLVVVLFVGVPVVNAALFSLGFTGGLNQALADIGQDTVRGFSFAVYGTLLGNPTFLRDLGATIGVTVASTGLTIALAVLIAVILRMRGGFLGRSLSVLAVVPIFVPVVIASWSILTFTDAQGFLRSAGAQVGIDVPVWGYTLVAVVFGSVWTSLPFAVLMIAGALQGTPDALIEAAKDAGAGTWRVVWQVLLPMAATPIVIATTFTVIGVLGSFTVPYFTGPNAPSMLGVDISKYFQSYNRPQQSTAMAFIVLAFAAAASVLYLRSTVRANAGELAKTTEPTTGQERP, encoded by the coding sequence GTGACCCAGACCGTCCCGAACGGCCCGGCACTCGACCGGGAGGCCCGTGGCGACTCCGCCACGGGCCTCCCGCCCGTCCCGTCACCGGCCCAGGGCGCGGGCGGTCCGACCGTCCGCCGCACCATCCAGCAGCGGCTGGAGCGCCGCCGGCGCGTCCAGGGCATCGCGCTCGTCACCGCCCCGGTGCTGGTGGTCGTGCTGTTCGTCGGCGTGCCGGTGGTCAACGCCGCCCTGTTCAGCCTCGGGTTCACCGGCGGGCTGAACCAGGCGCTCGCCGACATCGGCCAGGACACCGTACGCGGGTTCTCGTTCGCGGTGTACGGCACGCTGCTCGGCAACCCGACGTTCCTGCGCGACCTCGGCGCCACGATCGGGGTCACGGTTGCGTCGACCGGACTGACGATCGCGCTCGCCGTGCTGATCGCCGTGATCCTGCGGATGCGCGGCGGGTTCCTCGGCCGGTCGCTCAGCGTGCTGGCCGTCGTGCCGATCTTCGTGCCGGTGGTGATCGCGAGCTGGTCGATCCTGACGTTCACCGACGCGCAGGGGTTCCTGCGCAGCGCCGGCGCCCAGGTGGGCATCGACGTGCCGGTGTGGGGCTACACGCTCGTCGCGGTCGTGTTCGGCAGCGTCTGGACGAGCCTGCCGTTCGCCGTGCTGATGATCGCCGGGGCGCTGCAGGGCACACCGGACGCCCTGATCGAGGCCGCGAAGGACGCCGGCGCCGGTACGTGGCGCGTCGTGTGGCAGGTGCTGCTGCCGATGGCCGCGACCCCGATCGTCATCGCGACGACGTTCACCGTGATCGGTGTGCTCGGGTCGTTCACCGTGCCGTACTTCACCGGCCCGAACGCCCCGTCGATGCTCGGCGTCGACATCTCGAAGTACTTCCAGTCCTACAACCGTCCGCAGCAGTCCACCGCGATGGCGTTCATCGTGCTCGCGTTCGCCGCCGCCGCCAGCGTGCTGTACCTGCGGTCGACGGTCCGCGCGAACGCCGGCGAACTGGCGAAGACGACCGAACCCACGACGGGACAGGAGCGACCGTGA
- a CDS encoding ABC transporter permease, producing MIKRLTGTALVWATAVVLAVFIAGPLLWLAVRAFATSWTYPNLLPDGWTLQWWGTVFEDPSLAVAVQNSLVLAPLTVLIAAVICLPAAWAISRIEFPGRRVVLVGLFATNAFPKMGLFVTMSAMFTALNLMNTVTGILIVHVLGCVVFMTWLPAAAFSAVPRSLEEAARDAGASRWRTFWSVTFPIAWPGILVAMVMSFLASFDEAQGTYLVGAPTYMTMPTAMYSLVLNSPRQVSAVFAIALSIPSVVLMTLARKHIMGGRLADGFQIR from the coding sequence GTGATCAAGCGCCTCACCGGCACCGCCCTGGTCTGGGCGACCGCCGTCGTCCTGGCGGTGTTCATCGCCGGACCCCTGCTGTGGTTGGCCGTCCGTGCCTTCGCCACCAGCTGGACGTACCCGAACCTGCTGCCCGACGGCTGGACGCTGCAGTGGTGGGGGACCGTGTTCGAGGACCCCTCGCTGGCCGTCGCCGTGCAGAACTCGCTCGTGCTCGCTCCGCTGACGGTCCTGATCGCCGCGGTCATCTGCCTGCCGGCCGCGTGGGCGATCAGCCGCATCGAGTTCCCCGGTCGCCGGGTGGTGCTGGTCGGGCTGTTCGCCACGAACGCCTTCCCGAAGATGGGACTGTTCGTCACGATGTCGGCGATGTTCACGGCGTTGAACCTGATGAACACCGTGACGGGCATCCTCATCGTCCACGTGCTCGGCTGTGTCGTGTTCATGACGTGGCTGCCCGCGGCGGCGTTCTCGGCCGTGCCGCGATCCCTCGAGGAGGCCGCCCGCGACGCCGGGGCGAGCCGCTGGCGCACGTTCTGGTCGGTGACCTTCCCGATCGCCTGGCCGGGCATCCTGGTCGCGATGGTGATGAGCTTCCTGGCCTCGTTCGACGAGGCGCAGGGCACGTACCTGGTCGGCGCTCCGACGTACATGACCATGCCGACCGCGATGTACTCGCTGGTCCTGAATTCACCGCGGCAGGTGTCGGCGGTGTTCGCGATCGCGCTCAGCATCCCGTCCGTGGTGCTCATGACCCTGGCCCGCAAGCACATCATGGGCGGCCGCCTGGCGGACGGGTTCCAGATCCGATGA
- a CDS encoding ATP-binding cassette domain-containing protein has product MAIIEASGLTKTYRSKSGPVHALAGLDLSVPQGTVMALLGPNGAGKTTTVKVLTTLIKPDAGTATIAGIDVVADPQATRRSIGVSGQYAAVDENLTGFENLEMIGRLYHLGGKASRQRARELIDVFDLSEAGDRPVKGFSGGMRRRIDLAGALVMNPSVLFLDEPTTGLDPRSRLALWGIIEHLVADGATVLLTTQYLEEADRLADDIAVIDGGTVIAEGTADQLKAQVGGHRVVVTLVDDADGDAATTVLRRYGTGEVEVSGDGRTRAIAVDAGPAALQRVLADLGEAGIELHDAGMRRPTLDDVFLRLTGHAATEDDGDGPGGGGAGAGGAARSRGRADASEERVR; this is encoded by the coding sequence ATGGCGATCATCGAGGCCTCCGGGCTGACCAAGACCTACCGATCCAAGTCGGGGCCGGTGCACGCCCTGGCCGGCCTCGACCTGTCCGTCCCGCAGGGCACCGTCATGGCGCTGCTCGGGCCGAACGGCGCCGGCAAGACCACCACGGTCAAGGTGCTGACCACGCTGATCAAGCCCGACGCGGGCACGGCGACGATCGCGGGCATCGACGTCGTCGCTGACCCGCAGGCCACCCGGCGCTCGATCGGGGTGTCCGGGCAGTACGCCGCCGTGGACGAGAACCTGACGGGCTTCGAGAACCTCGAGATGATCGGGCGGCTGTACCACCTCGGTGGCAAGGCCTCCCGACAGCGTGCGCGCGAGCTGATCGACGTGTTCGACCTGTCCGAGGCCGGCGACCGACCGGTCAAGGGGTTCTCCGGCGGCATGCGTCGGCGTATCGACCTGGCCGGAGCGCTCGTGATGAACCCGAGCGTGCTGTTCCTCGACGAACCGACCACGGGGCTCGACCCCCGCAGTCGACTCGCACTGTGGGGGATCATCGAGCACCTCGTGGCTGACGGGGCGACCGTGCTCCTCACGACGCAGTACCTGGAAGAGGCGGACCGGCTCGCCGACGACATCGCCGTGATCGACGGCGGGACCGTGATCGCCGAGGGCACGGCCGACCAGCTCAAGGCGCAGGTCGGCGGGCACCGGGTGGTCGTCACCCTGGTCGACGACGCCGACGGGGACGCCGCCACGACCGTGCTCCGGCGGTACGGCACCGGTGAGGTCGAGGTCTCCGGGGACGGACGGACCCGTGCGATCGCCGTCGACGCCGGCCCCGCGGCGCTGCAGCGGGTCCTCGCCGACCTCGGCGAGGCGGGCATCGAGCTGCACGACGCCGGCATGCGACGACCGACCCTCGACGACGTGTTCCTGCGGCTGACCGGCCACGCGGCGACCGAGGACGACGGCGACGGGCCGGGCGGTGGCGGTGCCGGTGCCGGCGGTGCTGCTCGCTCTCGGGGCCGGGCTGACGCGTCCGAGGAGCGTGTCCGATGA
- a CDS encoding ABC transporter ATP-binding protein yields the protein MTDATLVADPGPSLQTGRRPTDGRTTGGGLALRGLTKSLGGRDVVAGIDLDVAKGELVSLLGPSGCGKTTTLRMVAGFLPVDGGTVTMGGADVTDLGPERRPSAMVFQNYALWPHMTVTQNVAFPLRTRRVSKQRTAERVREALELVGLTHHATSKPTAISGGEQQRVALARAIVQEPDVLLLDEPLSNLDAKLRVSVRDEIRRIQQRLGITTVIVTHDQDEALSVSDRIAVMHDGRIEQVASPTDLYARPGTRFVASFIGATSTVRGAFLADVRTPFADGDEVLVRPEQVTLVPDAPVTATVTRVLMRGHFAEVVLAAGDAELRAFVTGAPPAVGSTTGVRLGSVLVYRDGALVEGPR from the coding sequence ATGACGGACGCAACGCTCGTCGCGGACCCCGGACCGAGCCTCCAGACCGGCAGGCGGCCCACCGACGGCCGGACCACCGGCGGCGGACTCGCCCTGCGCGGGCTGACCAAGTCCCTCGGCGGCCGCGACGTCGTCGCCGGCATCGACCTCGACGTGGCGAAGGGCGAGCTCGTCTCGCTGCTCGGCCCGTCCGGCTGCGGCAAGACGACCACGCTGCGCATGGTGGCCGGCTTCCTGCCCGTCGACGGCGGCACCGTGACGATGGGCGGCGCCGACGTCACCGACCTGGGACCGGAGCGCCGACCGAGCGCGATGGTGTTCCAGAACTACGCGCTCTGGCCGCACATGACGGTCACGCAGAACGTGGCGTTCCCGCTCCGCACCCGCCGCGTGTCGAAGCAGCGGACGGCCGAGCGCGTCCGCGAAGCCCTCGAGCTGGTCGGGCTCACGCACCACGCGACCTCGAAGCCGACGGCGATCTCGGGCGGCGAGCAGCAGCGTGTCGCCCTGGCCCGGGCGATCGTCCAGGAGCCCGACGTGCTGCTGCTCGATGAGCCGCTGTCGAACCTCGACGCCAAGCTCCGCGTGAGCGTGCGCGACGAGATCCGCCGGATCCAGCAGCGGCTGGGCATCACGACCGTGATCGTCACGCACGACCAGGACGAAGCGCTGAGCGTGTCGGACCGGATCGCCGTGATGCACGACGGCCGGATCGAGCAGGTGGCCTCACCGACCGACCTCTACGCCCGGCCGGGCACACGGTTCGTGGCGTCGTTCATCGGTGCCACGAGCACCGTGCGCGGCGCGTTCCTGGCCGACGTGCGCACGCCCTTCGCCGACGGCGACGAGGTCCTGGTCCGACCGGAGCAGGTGACCCTCGTCCCCGACGCGCCGGTCACGGCGACCGTGACGCGCGTGCTCATGCGCGGGCACTTCGCCGAGGTCGTGCTCGCCGCTGGCGACGCCGAACTGCGGGCGTTCGTCACCGGTGCACCGCCCGCGGTCGGCAGCACCACCGGCGTCCGGCTCGGGTCGGTCCTGGTCTACCGCGACGGCGCACTGGTGGAGGGCCCCCGATGA